The Pedobacter mucosus genome window below encodes:
- a CDS encoding response regulator translates to MTQILLIEDELIQYDTVKEVIKTYPNLNLPFVAKDGNKAIEILQKRHIEVDIVLVPLELPHNDGIEITEKIRKIRPNLPVILLTSVYRTEHVIEAFKKGVNGFLSKEIKTHELIFAISHINDGGKYLSSELAEKLINKASVIFQPPQKKIDVINLGDKETRILSLIADGLTNFEIGSQLMMSKRTVEGIRKNMLIKTQTTNTAALVSFAYKNGILK, encoded by the coding sequence ATGACTCAGATCTTATTAATCGAAGACGAATTAATACAGTATGATACTGTTAAAGAAGTAATCAAAACATATCCAAATCTTAACTTACCATTCGTTGCGAAAGACGGTAATAAAGCTATCGAAATATTGCAAAAAAGGCATATTGAGGTAGATATTGTACTTGTCCCTTTAGAATTACCTCATAATGATGGGATAGAGATTACGGAAAAAATAAGAAAAATTCGTCCAAATTTACCCGTTATTCTTCTAACAAGTGTTTACCGGACAGAACATGTAATTGAAGCTTTTAAAAAGGGTGTTAATGGTTTTTTATCTAAAGAAATTAAAACACATGAGCTCATATTTGCTATATCTCACATAAATGACGGCGGCAAATATTTAAGCTCGGAACTAGCAGAAAAGTTAATAAATAAGGCAAGCGTAATTTTCCAACCACCTCAAAAAAAAATCGATGTAATTAATCTAGGAGATAAGGAAACTAGAATATTATCTCTGATTGCAGACGGTTTAACAAATTTCGAAATTGGATCACAATTAATGATGAGCAAGCGAACTGTGGAAGGTATACGTAAAAACATGTTAATTAAAACTCAAACCACTAATACCGCGGCATTAGTTAGTTTTGCCTACAAAAATGGAATTTTAAAATAA
- a CDS encoding DoxX family protein, whose protein sequence is MKEDHIKKAARFALGSSLILAGISHLSVSRKAFQAQVPDWVPLKKDNTVVLSGLVEILLGGALVFASKKNEKIIGQVAASFFTAVFPGNISQYTNKRTAFGLDTDGKRFMRLFFQPVLIYWALKSTGNLK, encoded by the coding sequence GTGAAAGAAGATCATATTAAGAAAGCTGCAAGATTTGCTTTAGGTTCAAGTTTAATCCTCGCTGGTATAAGTCACTTATCAGTATCTAGAAAAGCTTTTCAAGCTCAAGTTCCAGATTGGGTACCATTGAAAAAAGATAATACGGTGGTATTGTCTGGCCTAGTAGAAATACTGCTTGGAGGCGCTTTGGTATTTGCAAGTAAAAAAAATGAAAAAATTATCGGTCAGGTTGCCGCAAGTTTCTTTACCGCTGTATTTCCTGGAAACATATCTCAATATACCAACAAGCGAACTGCATTTGGTTTGGATACAGATGGAAAGCGATTTATGCGGTTATTTTTTCAGCCTGTATTAATTTACTGGGCGTTAAAAAGTACAGGGAATTTGAAATAG